Below is a genomic region from Neomonachus schauinslandi chromosome 2, ASM220157v2, whole genome shotgun sequence.
AGGTGGCAGCAAACTGGAActaatttatttataactggTTAGAAAACCCAGGTGATAGGGATCAGTCAGCCAGCCTAGCCAAACTAAGGCTAATGAAACTGGTCTCAAGCATAGTTGTCTACCTCTATCCCACAAGGGCAAAGACCCTAGGCCTGCCCCGCCTGGCGTGCGTCCACGCAGTGCTGGCAAAAGTCAAGCTCTGCTTCCCCATAGCTCACGGAAACATagttaaaatatatctttcttaTAATCCACTCCTTCTGTAGGGCCCAAAGTATCAACTAACTACAACTGAAAAATTAATTCCTGCTACTGCCTTGTAGGAAATAATGCGAAAGTAAACATAGGAACTTTACAATAGTCCCTCCTGAGGCTACATCCCTAAAACTGCCTGATGCTGAAGTCTTCTGAGCATTAGTGAACAAAAAGCATCAAATAAtatagcatatttttttaaataaactataaaaatttctCAATCTATTTTCACATGGCTGGGTGGAAGAGAAATCTGCAAATATAATCTTGTATCTGTATCTTTGTGTCCCTCACTCCCACCCTTATCTCCCAAGAGCTCAAAGTGTAAGATGATAAAGTCCAGTGAAACAAAAAAGGTTCAAGTCCATGTTCagcaaaacaaagggaaaaaaattgatgACTAACAAAGAATCTTCTAGCATACcgtacacagaaaataaaaataatagagaacatTAATTGAGCATTAATTTGTCCCAAGCacttttctaaatgttctttGCATGCATGATCCCATTTTATTCCCCACAAGGAGGAGATTTCAGGAGGTAAGTGCCATTATCTTACTatacaggtaaagaaactgagcaGTTAAGTCATTTGCTGGAGTCACACAGCTAGACAACCCTGCACCAGAAACCAAGCTGCCAGGCCCCAGAGCCCAAATCTATCACACTGTAACAAAGATCACTTCCTTAGAGCGCCAGAGGCAAACTTGAGGCGAAAAATCCATTAAATGGATTTCCCATTCAACTAATGGACATCTGCCTGATCCCACAGTTACTTAGAGACCTTGCTATATGCAAGGTCCTTTATAAACTGGTTGTGCTTTATTACGCAGCTGAACTCACGGTAAGTCCCACAGTGTAAGAATCTCGACGTCGTGGAGCTTAAGAGGCCTGTCGTATTCTTTTCAGGTTctaaagttgttgttttttttttttttaaagattttatttacttatttgagagagagagagtgagagagagaaagagcacaagaggggggagcgggagagggagaagcagactcgctgccgagcagggagcccgatgcgggactcgatcccaggactccaggatcatgacctgagccgaaggcagtcgcttaaccaactgagccacccaggcgccccaggttctaaagttttaatttaataagaaaaggggggggaaaagaCAAACAAGGCTACAGGAGCTATGGTAAAGATTTACAGAAGACAAATCAATGCTTTTAACATACCCAATGTGACAATGTGGTTGAAACCTCCTTTTGGAGATAACCACGTAGGTGCAAGTTTAACACTATGACTTTGAGGTCCGGCCACTGGCTTCCTGGTACCCCTGCGATAAGCCCTGGTGAAAACTCAAAATACCCCAATTTAAGCAGTGGTTTTGTTTGTAATTTGTAAATACGGTCGCTAGAGTCCTCTGCCGGCAGGCCGCGCCCGTAACTACCTAGCGGTGCCGCGGGAAAAGCAGTCGGGTCAGGAGCGCCCTCGGAACCAAAGCGCTAGCTCCTCCCGGCCCGGGGACGGAGTTTCCGCAGCACCGGGGGCGGGGTCTGGCCGGCTGTGGGGCTGGCTGCCAGGGGATCGGCTGAGGCGGCCCGGGCTGGCCGAGGTCGCCTGCGGTGCGGTTGCGGCTGCGGCCTGCTGGACCATGCTGAGCGGAGCGTGCGGCTGGCTGGCCTCAGCGCTGCGGGGTCCACGCGTGCCGCCGTTCGCGGTCGCCCGTAGGTGCCTTCACGCGTCGGGGTCACAGCGGTCCGCGGACAAGAGCCAGAGGCCCAGGGACCCGCCCCGCGCCTTCGACCCGGCGCTGCTCGAGTTCCTGGTGTGCCCGCTCTCCAAGAAGCCGCTCAGGTGCGATTCGCCGTCTGCGACCTTGCGTTCGCCCCCTCCCGTGGCGGGGCGGGTGGGCCGCGTGGCCGCTTACAGCCGCTGGGGAGCCCTTCAGGTCAATCCGGATATTTTCCGCTGCCATTTTCTGGCTCCGGGCCCGGCCAGCTACTACGCACCTCCGACTGCGGCGAGAAGGGCGGGAGGACACCGGAGGGGAGCCGAGCCCGGGGCCTCCCAAATCAAGCCGCCCACCCGCAGGGATGGGTCGGGGCGTTTACAGGTTCGCCATTGGCTGCGCAATCGTATCGccagggaactttttttttttgaatgccgATTCCCGGGCACCACCCCAGGCCGACCCAATCAGCCGGTCTGGGGGCCGGACTAGAGGAAGGTGTTTTCTTAAAAGGACActcagtgggggcgcctgggtggctcagttagttaaacgactgccttcggctcaggtcatgatcctggagtcccgggatcgagtcccgcatcgggctccctgctcagcgggaagcctgcttctccctctgcttgtgctctctctctctctctctgacaaataagtaaataaaatcttaaaaaaaaaattaaaaaaaaaaaaaaaggaccctcAGTGGTGCTAATGTACCGTCAGGTTTATGAACTGTTGGGAGTCGGGACTGGTCCAAGGCATTCAGATTTTTAAGCCAAGATGACGAAAAATAactattcttgggcgcctgggtggctcagtcgttaagcgtctgccttcggctcaggtcatgatcccagagtcctgggatcgagtcccacatcgggctccctgctcggcgggaagcctgcttctccctcttccactccctctgcttgtgttcctgctctcgcgctctctctctgtcaaataaataaataaaatcttaaaaaaaaaaaaactattcttgtGAAAATGTACAGCTGATGCCTGACGATCTTAAACGTTTACGCTGTGTGCTGCCCCTTTTGGCTCTTAGTTCTGGACTAGCTGGGTTTTGTAAAGGCTTCCTTGAGCCAAGGGTCGGGAAAAACAGCTCCGGGAGGGGAAgataaaacaagaggaaatcagagagggagacaaaccataagggactcttaaatcataggaaacaaacagggttgctggaggggacgtgagtggggagatggggtaactgggtgatgggcttaGTTAACGAGGGCACGTggtgtaatgagtactgggtgttatatgcaactgatacatcactgaactctacctctgaaactagtaatatattatatgttaattaattgaatttaaattttttttaaaaaggctctaCAGCTCCAGGCTACGGAAACTGAATGTTGACAACACTAGTATTGCAGATTGAATATACTAAACACCAAAATGTTATCAGTGGTTATTTTTGGGTGGTACATTGctagtcattttttattttcaatatttttgcatttctcttaactagattattttcCTTAACGAATACGCTATTTTCTTACACCTTGAAATGACCATTTGATCTGCCTTTTAGTTAATTGTGTAACTAGCTCACTGCAGACCTGTTTTCTAAAGTTTCTTCATTTCTGCTATCTCATCTTCctcatacttttattttgtatatcttGATTTTTCAGTGGTTTCCTCCTAATGGTTCAGTTGTGTTGCTCTATTAAACATGCATTCTAAAGTGGGGAAGTTGAATTTTTCTCTAGTGGCTGTTTCAGTAATAAATTAACTGGGATGGTCTTGAGGTCACCCAGAGTAACGAAGGAATATTTGGATGAAAAGGGGAGATTTTTTTCtgactggattttaaaaattcatattaagGTATAGCTTGagaataaagtgaaaaagaaaatatgagagaaaCTGACTAAAATGGGAATTAGAgattcattttctaaaagaaatgatTCAATTGGGTAATACTGCTTTTAGAATTAGAAGtttaattctgctttttttgGAATTAACACTCTGTCAAGAATTGGATAAATGGGGGTGTTTATTGAACACCAAGCTCTTCCAAGCATTTTGTTTTcacaattcattttgttttccttttctcccctcagATATGAAGCATCGACAAATGAACTGATTAATGAAGAGTTGGGAATAGCCTATCCAATTATTGATGGGATCCCTAATATGATACCGCAGGCAGCTAGGATGACacatcaaaataagaagcaagaagaaatagagcGGCACTAGATCATAATTAAAAACAGCAACACACACAACTAAACTTTGTTAATACCacttacctttttaaaagtcagagtGGCAGGAAATAAGTGGGGGAGAAGAATGTTTCTGTCTCTTCCTACGTTGACTGTACTTATTCCGTTGGTCTCTTTAGCCGGACTGTTCTACTCAGCCTCCGTGGAAGAAAACTTCCCACAGGGCTGCACTAACACAACCAGCCTGTGCTTTTATAGTCTGCTCCTGCCCATTACCATACCAGTTTATGTGTTCTTCCACCTTTGGACTTGGATGGGTATTAAACTCTTCAGGCATAATTAATACAACCAGAGCCAAGAGGATACATATGTCGTGTCTATCTCTGAAAGCTCAACTACATGGAAATACTGGAAACCCACTTAAATTGTAGGAAAGGTGCTTTGCCTTGCTTCTCTCAGAGGTTTAGGACTATGGGAGGCTTAAGCTGCAGaagtttcttttgtattttttgttctgcccttgttttttgaaaattctaATTTATAACTACTGTATCAGAAGAAACACTTAAGCAGTTTCTTGTTGGAAATTAACAGTCCCAACCATCACCTGATGACTTTCTTACCCCAttcatctaaaaattaataattaaaatttttatgtttattttaaagtatttggcAGAGTTAACATGTTAAGGATGACTAAAATAATTCATTCCAAAGGAGTTATGTTGGAGTAGTTGTAGAGAAACGTATTTGAGCTAGTGTGCtataaaaagtacaataaaaaggaaatttcatgTACTTGCAAACATTCTGAGTTTGTAAAATTATCTTCGTTTGTCATCAAATGCTTAcattagtaataataaaacaagatgacacttttccatgaaaaaaaaatgtttttttgtttggttacaAAAGTGTGGTTCCAAAAGAggggaaatgtaaaaatattctgAACTTTAAACTGTAAGCAATGTTTAGATAGGCACTTAATACCCCACATAGAATATTACCCCAGGAAAATATGTATCTTTGGGGATAGAGGTAGGGTTGGAAGACTTGTAAAAAGCTTTTATGTCCTGTTGAGCTTAGAGCTATGTTTTGAATcacatttcagtttattttcctgACTTAGGAGACCTGTTTAGCACTGCATTGGttcagtgtattctttttttttttttttttttttagggttcaATTGTATTCTGTAGtacaaatcatgtttttaaaatcactctgtgggggcgcctgggtggctcagtagttaaatgtctgccttcggctcaggtcatgatcctggggtcctgggatcgagccctgcatcgggctccctgctccgtgggaaacctgcttctccctctcccactccccctgcttgtgttccctctctcgctatgtctctgtcaaataaataaaatctttaaaaaaataaataaaatcactctgtggtactcaacaccaaaaaaacaggACCTGAACATTGT
It encodes:
- the PIGY gene encoding phosphatidylinositol N-acetylglucosaminyltransferase subunit Y; the encoded protein is MFLSLPTLTVLIPLVSLAGLFYSASVEENFPQGCTNTTSLCFYSLLLPITIPVYVFFHLWTWMGIKLFRHN
- the PYURF gene encoding protein preY, mitochondrial: MLSGACGWLASALRGPRVPPFAVARRCLHASGSQRSADKSQRPRDPPRAFDPALLEFLVCPLSKKPLRYEASTNELINEELGIAYPIIDGIPNMIPQAARMTHQNKKQEEIERH